GTCGTCGGCACCCCAGACAAGTTCCCCGTCCCAAGCCAAATCCGACATTCCCCGCGGGTGGTCGCCCGGCTGTCTGATAGAGTCGAGCAGAGCACCGTTCCGGTCGAGGCGCCAGAGCCATGGTTCCTGATCCGGTCCAAGCCCCGATAGATAAATGCGCTCGCGCGCAAACGCCACGCCGTAGAGTTCCGTCGCTGCAACCGCCGACCCGGGTGCCAACACCAGCCTCGTCTGCCACGGGTTGAGGTTGCGCGGCACCGCCGGCTCCCTGAATTCGGTATTAAAGCGCAACTCCCCATCACCGGGATTGCTAAACTGGCCGTCAATGCGGGTCAGGTGCCCGCCCGGAGATGCGATCTGCAGGTCCGGATCGAAGGTCATTTCCAAGCTGCACCAGCGCAGTGCAATGTCGTTACTGGCAGTCTCATTCTCGCGAATCGTCAGCCAGCCGCTGCGGTAGGGAAGGTAGTCTCTCGCGTCAAGTGAAATCTGGTAGTTCGACACCGGAACGGTCGGGAAGCGGTAGTCGCCGTTTTGGTCTGTCTCCGCTTCTAAACCGTCTAGGCTTATAAAGACGCCGGTTACCGGATCGCCTGAGAGCGCTTCCGTGACACGGCCTTCAAGGGCACCAAAGGTCGATCCGGTGTAATAGGTTATCGGGACTAATGTCTCTATAGTATCAGGGTTGGCGTAACGAATGACAAGCCGGTTGGCATTGAAACCGGTGCGGGCGTTGGCAGCACTGAACCGAAGCAGCACCCGGTCTTCGAATCCTCCCGGTATCACCAGTTCGTTACGGTTGATGGTGAGCCATTGTTGATTCGGGTCGTCGAGGAATACCTCCGCCCGCAGCATCCCTTCGCCGAGATTGTTGGCGATCAGGACCGCTGCACTGTCACGCCGGGAAATGACGAAAAAGGCCTCAGGTGTAAGCGCGAGTTCGGATGGAAGCCAGGAGGTTACGGTCAAGTCAACTGGAACCGTCACCCGGGGATTCGCAGGATCGTTGGAGGTGATCAGGATATCGCGCCGATACTCGCCCGGCTCGGATGTGAGACGGGAGTCGATAGTGAAAAAGACGTCCCGCGAGTCGTCGGGCCGGATTGTTCCGGCAAACCGTTCAAGCAGCAACCACGATGCGCCGCCCTGGAACCAAAGGACCGCATTGCCCAGCAGGAAGTTCATGTCGTCGTTATACTGCCACCAGTTCATTCCCAGATAGGCAATGCCTCCGCGTCCGTGACGGCGGGCTGAAATGTTGGTGAATTCCTCACCCCAACCCTCGATGCGGGTCAGTTGTTGGGATTCAAAACCGATAGCCCGGTGGACGTTGCAGGTTCTAAGGGCTACAAAGTTGGGGATGCCCGCCGTTATCGGGTGGTCGTTTGAGGTGCAATTCAGTTGCTGTGCCAACGATGCGATGCGGATCGACATCAAGCCGGCACCCTCAAGCAGACGC
Above is a window of Calditrichota bacterium DNA encoding:
- a CDS encoding carboxypeptidase regulatory-like domain-containing protein, encoding MLLRPALIALLAVCTGLQALPSILVDPDQFAFEMPHGTVENSVLNIANDGDEPLEVVVSLGVPRRDVTVNVVLWTRFATDQWRLGNLITGLSTIEADLRRIDFNDYTPDALEEVLSNAHVLVLPEQPGASQGFLFDLGRTWTDVLRDFLDRGGYIVGAESAGGIARLLEGAGLMSIRIASLAQQLNCTSNDHPITAGIPNFVALRTCNVHRAIGFESQQLTRIEGWGEEFTNISARRHGRGGIAYLGMNWWQYNDDMNFLLGNAVLWFQGGASWLLLERFAGTIRPDDSRDVFFTIDSRLTSEPGEYRRDILITSNDPANPRVTVPVDLTVTSWLPSELALTPEAFFVISRRDSAAVLIANNLGEGMLRAEVFLDDPNQQWLTINRNELVIPGGFEDRVLLRFSAANARTGFNANRLVIRYANPDTIETLVPITYYTGSTFGALEGRVTEALSGDPVTGVFISLDGLEAETDQNGDYRFPTVPVSNYQISLDARDYLPYRSGWLTIRENETASNDIALRWCSLEMTFDPDLQIASPGGHLTRIDGQFSNPGDGELRFNTEFREPAVPRNLNPWQTRLVLAPGSAVAATELYGVAFARERIYLSGLGPDQEPWLWRLDRNGALLDSIRQPGDHPRGMSDLAWDGELVWGADD